The Acropora palmata chromosome 10, jaAcrPala1.3, whole genome shotgun sequence genome contains a region encoding:
- the LOC141894510 gene encoding uncharacterized protein LOC141894510: MATPRGNDPILDNLVWSDIEYRLCDFVDRFQLPQIVKVTEGYYGPTEDSCIGADQILTIHSVKTTDKILARDRKKRELNIPLNCSQKVELRPEDFRGIYETVEEISSIPTRFVRVTQGFFSMDDNSVCLNPGDKLEIINIEYDPVGKEYCILFHNEERIPFRLPFSASAGFQALVDGREYYLKEVVSSSPKLPLYFQFTSPPSITKCSSEHVFNTGLGVLSLEKVYQDATVICTTKEGNERTVVGCPKHLPVTINVARGALSDDKEYVRICRTNHEIVSLGKIENMEIQNIYASRDTIREYHIEMSPQQLHTASEGSLQNLPRNSQVSTRDNSHASDSDDSDDHEYNYIDDWPVPPAKGTESRKNNSDPLPARSVSQATVDDLEEKDTDDKEQNENKTNLDPQKVVSSSTVTSDPNPIAPPRKPKSEVKKTTGINQQEVNKKGPPPPPKPKPKPKPKPLAKETESAPPLKERDFKVPNNLSQISELTVSEVSDLLRHFHFDAFVDVFAENLVDGGLFVSLDEEDLRALGMNSFECKKVKKIIGGWRPKE; this comes from the coding sequence ATGGCTACGCCTAGGGGAAACGATCCAATTCTAGACAATTTGGTCTGGAGTGACATTGAGTACAGATTATGCGACTTTGTCGACCGTTTTCAACTTCCCCAAATAGTCAAGGTTACAGAAGGTTACTACGGTCCGACAGAAGATTCATGCATAGGAGCAGATCAGATATTAACAATACACAGTGTGAAAACTACAGACAAGATCTTAGCACGAGACAGAAAGAAGCGAGAGTTGAATATTCCTTTAAACTGTTCGCAGAAGGTCGAGCTTCGTCCCGAAGACTTTAGAGGAATTTATGAAACTGTGGAGGAAATCAGTAGCATTCCGACGAGGTTTGTGCGAGTTACTCAGGGCTTCTTTAGCATGGACGATAATTCTGTGTGCTTAAATCCCGGCGATAAACTAGAGATTATAAACATTGAGTACGATCCTGTTGGAAAAgaatattgtattttatttcataacGAAGAACGTATCCCATTCCGATTGCCGTTCAGTGCGTCAGCGGGCTTCCAGGCCTTAGTCGACGGGCGTGaatattatttaaaagagGTCGTATCCAGCTCGCCAAAGCTGCCATTGTACTTTCAATTCACCAGCCCTCCTTCCATAACTAAGTGTTCCAGTGAACATGTTTTCAACACTGGACTTGGAGTCTTGTCGCTGGAAAAGGTGTACCAAGATGCCACTGTTATTTGTACGACTAAAGAAGGGAATGAACGAACCGTTGTCGGCTGCCCCAAGCATCTGCCAGTCACAATTAATGTGGCTAGAGGTGCTCTGTCGGATGACAAGGAGTACGTTCGCATTTGCCGTACCAATCATGAAATTGTAAGCCTTGGAAAGATTGAGAACATGGAAATTCAGAACATCTATGCATCTAGGGACACAATAAGGGAGTATCACATAGAGATGTCACCCCAACAGCTTCATACTGCCAGTGAGGGTTCTCTACAAAACTTGCCCAGAAACTCTCAAGTTTCCACGAGAGATAACTCACATGCAAGTGACTCTGATGATAGCGACGACCATGAGTACAATTACATTGACGACTGGCCTGTCCCTCCTGCTAAAGGCACAgaatcaagaaaaaataatagtgaCCCTTTGCCAGCTAGAAGTGTTTCACAGGCAACAGTAGATGATCTTGAAGAGAAAGATACAGATGACaaggaacaaaatgaaaataaaaccaaCTTGGATCCTCAAAAAGTGGTGTCAAGTAGCACCGTTACCAGTGACCCAAATCCAATTGCCCCTCCGCGGAAGCCTAAATCAGAGGTCAAGAAAACCACTGGTATCAATCAGCAAGAGGTGAATAAAAAAGGACCACCGCCACCTcctaaaccaaaaccaaaaccaaaaccaaagccatTGGCAAAGGAAACAGAGTCTGCTCCTCCGCTAAAAGAGAGAGACTTCAAAGTGCCAAATAACCTTTCACAGATCAGTGAGCTGACAGTAAGTGAGGTGTCTGACCTCTTGCGGCATTTCCACTTTGATGCATTTGTTGATGTATTTGCAGAAAATTTAGTGGATGGTGGACTGTTTGTCAGCCTGGATGAAGAGGACCTGAGAGCACTTGGCATGAATTCATTTGAATgcaaaaaggttaaaaagatCATAGGTGGATGGAGACCAAAGGAATAA